A DNA window from Aspergillus nidulans FGSC A4 chromosome V contains the following coding sequences:
- a CDS encoding uncharacterized protein (transcript_id=CADANIAT00003066), which produces MTTADSTGSATEVEVILRSRDDWFEWYEVIKDHAKKQGVWEYFDPDVKDETRPDPPARPRVPPEIEVTEDVYQSYQKALQSWKGTQDAIISTKEAIRGSVALHIRSFIAGEEPYKLLRILKKLYEPSDLEADLGALKKYNTAISRPIRQGKISAWLNDFESAYLAIRRRNLPESNDRHVKRQFLAAISAVSYSFADRQFVLMVEPTYEKEDFHSLLRRYRAYLDYTKSFKTRTSSMASATFHGQNDGALNSTKSNTKRNPCVCGKNHAYSNCWYIISSKRPTWWKPNKQTEAKVSEAIAKDDKLGRKLKALLERDVQQNKDKDQKERNQANEHYVMELVSSAGIC; this is translated from the coding sequence atgacaACTGCAGACAGTACAGGTAGTGCCACGGAAGTGGAAGTCATCCTACGCTCGCGAGATGACTGGTTTGAATGGTACGAAGTCATCAAGGATCATGCCAAGAAGCAAGGTGTATGGGAATACTTCGATCCTGATGTCAAAGACGAAACAAGGCCTGATCCGCCAGCAAGACCGAGGGTTCCACCAGAGATTGAGGTTACGGAAGATGTATATCAAAGTTATCAAAAGGCGTTGCAGTCTTGGAAGGGTACACAAGATGCGATCATATCAACAAAAGAAGCAATTCGCGGCTCAGTGGCTCTACATATACGAAGCTTTATAGCAGGCGAAGAACCATATAAGTTGTTGAGGATCCTGAAGAAGCTATACGAGCCAAGCGATCTGGAGGCAGATTTGGGAGCTCTGAAGAAGTATAATACTGCCATATCCCGGCCGATTCGCCAagggaagatatctgcatgGCTCAACGATTTTGAGAGTGCTTACCTTGCGATTCGACGTCGCAATCTTCCAGAAAGCAATGACAGACATGTTAAGCGGCAGTTTCTGGCAGCAATATCGGCAGTATCCTATTCCTTTGCGGATAGACAGTTTGTGTTAATGGTTGAACCGAcgtatgagaaggaggactTTCATTCGCTCCTAAGACGATATCGGGCGTATCTGGACTACACGAAAAGCTTCAAGACAAGAACTTCAAGCATGGCATCTGCAACTTTCCATGGCCAGAATGATGGTGCGTTAAACTCAACGAAATCCAACACCAAACGGAACCCATGTGTATGCGGAAAGAACCATGCATACAGCAATTGTTGGTATATCATAAGCTCAAAACGGCCGACGTGGTGGAAGCCTAACAAACAAACGGAGGCCAAGGTTAGCGAAGCTATCGCGAAGGATGACAAGCTGGGAAGGAAGCTAAAAGCCCTGTTGGAACGTGATGTGCAGCaaaacaaggacaaggaccagaaggagagaaaCCAGGCAAACGAGCACTATGTCATGGAACTTGTTTCTAGCGCAGGGATTTGCTAG
- a CDS encoding uncharacterized protein (transcript_id=CADANIAT00003061), translated as MTKSTLVTTSKADKYLRVNNPEPRRAETPLPHMPQTIAAGSHETNRHQASAPPFRNSNHIQQRIRQVSYLHQLILLLGVIMGESGEFWRDVKEARKRRKQENPPRRRCWDWMIVSGNCHYAKNRSSFQVYRRVGQTVHNCTGGDTYIAGVGTVELYVRASPKRRSPTRKLVLDNVLHIPSALCNGFSINTYHFTHGGTTRCSPFFQGTDRQGSALWYGQPFRGLEKLVLAGNPQGESYLDDGPKLLSMTLGKTELDEILSAD; from the exons ATGACCAAATCGACGCTAGTAACCACCTCCAAAGCCGACAAATACTTACGCGTAAAT AATCCTGAACCACGCCGAGCTGAGACCCCATTGCCGCATATGCCTCAAACCATAGCTGCAGGAAGTCACGAGACAAACAGACATCAGGCATCCGCTCCGCCTTTTCGCAACTCTAACCACATCCAACAGAGGATCAGACAAGTCAGCTATCTACACCAATTGATCTTATTGCTGG GAGTCATCATGGGAGAGAGCGGGGAATTTTGGAGAGATGTTAAAGAGGctcggaagaggaggaagcaagagaacccgCCACGTCGTCGCTGCTGGGACTGGATGATTGTGTCAGGCAACTGTCACTATGCGAAGAATCGCTCCTCCTTTCAAGTGTACCGTCGAGTGGGACAGACGGTTCACAATTGCACTGGAGGGGATACCTATATCGCTGGAGTAGGAACTGTGGAATTGTACGTGCGCGCAAGCCCGAAGAGACGATCTCCCACTCGGAAACTCGTCTTAGACAACGTTCTCCATATTCCAAGTGCTCTCTGTAATGGCTTTTCCATCAACACATATCACTTCACTCATGGCGGGACGACCAGGTGCAGCCCTTTTTTCCAAGGGACTGATAGACAAGGCTCCGCCCTTTGGTATGGTCAGCCCTTCCGAGGGCTCGAGAAGCTGGTTCTAGCGGGAAATCCTCAAGGAGAATCCTATCTTGATGATGGTCCGAAATTGCTGAGCATGACCCTGGGTAAAACAGAACTCGATGAGATTTTGTCAGCAG ATTAA
- a CDS encoding uncharacterized protein (transcript_id=CADANIAT00003067) yields the protein MDDNIDPVNWEEDINDILSDTFEEEAREDVMEDQPTTLTDLTDAKLHPLQTLYIEYIDDLPEYPKTHINGHTYIIAADKMSQSEAEQRVQDPSLRLLHHTYLDEKAWQEIQTIRKDIDLVENDIRKRNAFSLYRSKKRFFNSGKACIENLSSCAPVFRKSFYPDINNEHHPYISCINSTPGPLQKHYHSSLKGHTSIDLEFLEQLFNESILPSQEECAVIEPLTTRRKFCVNIQETPYILFTSHGIHQHPPPLPHKPPEQILKGIESRIRNMRNPSLTLAKFLRSPELEAFCQQYNASTPAEIHASLSNIDRISAIIQKQRLLTYPEGQDFNGVVYISNINPTLKQYVQQKYRDPDGIMILCAYKEQIMLLNKLTSF from the exons ATGGATGACAACATAGATCCAGTTAactgggaagaagatattaATGATATTCTATCAGATACgtttgaagaggaggcaagaGAGGATGTAATGGAG GACCAACCAACAACCTTGACAGACCTTACCGATGCAAAGTTACACCCTTTACAGACGCTCTATATTGAATATATAGATGACCTTCCTGAGTATCCAAAAACTCATATCAATGGTCATACGTATATCATTGCAGCAGATAAAATGTCACAATCGGAGGCGGAGCAACGAGTTCAAGAT CCAagtcttcgacttcttcatcatACATACCTTGATGAAAAAGCATGGCAAGAAATACAAACAATTCGGAAAGATATTGACCTTGTTGAAAATGATATTCGGAAGAGGAATGCATTCAG TCTTTATcgctcgaagaagagattctTCAACAGTGGCAAAGCTTGTATCGAAAACCTTTCAAGCTGTGCGCCTGTATTTCGAAAATCTTTCTACCCG GACATCAATAATGAGCACCATCCATATATTAGCTGCATAAATAGCACACCAGGTCCTCTACAGAAACATTATCACAGCTCTCTGAAAGGCcatacatcaattgatcTTGAATTCTTAGAGCAGTTATTTAATGAGTCCATTCTCCCGTCGCAGGAGGAGTGTGCTGTTATTGAACCACTAACAACACGGCGCAAATTCTGTG TTAATATTCAGGAAACTCCCTATATCCTCTTTACTTCACATGGaattcatcaacatcctccaccaCTACCACACAAGCCACCGGAGCAGATTTTGAAAGGGATTGAATCGAGGATTAGAAATATGCGGAATCCAAGCCTAACCCTTG CAAAATTCCTACGAAGTCCTGAGTTAGAGGCTTTTTGTCAACAGTATAATGCTTCTACACCAGCTGAAATACACGCCTCCCTTTCCAATATTGACAGAATATCTGCCATTATACAGAAGCAACGTTTACTTACATATCCCGAAGGCCAGGATTTTAATGGTGTGGTATACATATCTAATATAAACCCTACCTTGAAG CAATATGTCCAGCAGAAATACCGTGATCCTGATGGTATCATGATATTATGTGCCTATAAGGAGCAGATCATGCTTCTAAACAAGTTAACCTCATTTTGA
- a CDS encoding putative catechol dioxygenase (transcript_id=CADANIAT00003060) translates to MSTNPRFDPNFTPYVINSMGPKTPERARVILGSLIRHIHDFAREVELTPAEWMLGVEFINSIGKISTPIRNECHRICDVIGLESLVDEIANRIVTEQGLSPTSNVILGPFWSPNAPFRELGDSIIQDPNPNGKVTFMHGVLRDMETGAPIAGAVLDIWQASANGQYDFQDPNQSENNLRGKFRSNEKGEFYWYCYHPTPYSLPTDGPAGVLLNLMDRSPMRPAHIHLMITHPDYATVINQIYPSDDPHLDIDSVFAVKDDLVVDFKPKTDDPKAELDLEYNVKMALKKHHPNPNSAPPVSSFERYNKAGKEKL, encoded by the exons ATGTCTACCAACCCCCGCTTCGACCCCAACTTCACCCCCTATGTGATCAACTCCATGGGGCCCAAGACCCCCGAGCGTGCTCGCGTGATCTTGGGATCTCTGATTCGGCACATTCACGACTTCGCTCGTGAGGTCGAACTTACTCCCGCCGAGTGGATGCTCGGTGTTGAGTTCATCAACTCCATCGGCAAGATCAGCACTCCCATTCGCAACGAATGCCACCGTATTTGCGACGTGATCGGTCTCGAATC TCTCGTTGACGAAATCGCGAACCGCATCGTCACCGAACAGGGTCTCTCGCCCACCTCCAACGTTATCCTCGGCCCCTTCTGGTCTCCCAACGCCCCCTTCCGCGAACTCGGTGACTCCATTATTCAGGACCCCAACCCGAACGGCAAGGTTACATTCATGCATGGTGTACTGAGGGATATGGAAACGGGCGCCCCCATCGCAGGCGCCGTCCTCGATATCTGGCAAGCATCTGCCAACGGCCAGTACGACTTTCAGGACCCCAACCAGAGTGAGAACAATCTGCGCGGCAAATTCCGTTCCAACGAGAAGGGCGAATTTTACTGGTACTGCTACCACCCGACACCTTATTCTCTGCCCACCGATGGACCCGCCGGTGTGCTCCTGAACCTCATGGACCGTTCGCCTATGCGTCCCGCTCACATCCACCTCATGATCACTCACCCCGACTACGCCACCGTCATCAACCAGATTTACCCCTCCGACGACCCTCACCTAGACATCGACTCTGTTTTCGCTGTGAAGGACGACTTGGTGGTCGACTTCAAGCCCAAGACTGACGACCCCAAGGCCGAGCTGGATCTCGAGTACAATGTCAAGATGGCGCTGAAGAAACACCACCCCAACCCCAACTCTGCGCCTCCCGTGTCGTCATTTGAGCGGTATAACAAGGCcggcaaggagaagctgTGA
- a CDS encoding uncharacterized protein (transcript_id=CADANIAT00003063), with product MNREEMIWEWFSADPERLRLSSSFMEADRGSRPSWVEWCSLPGQLAKVFDGGVEDDFMVDVAGGRGHDLKSFTDKFPDVKGQFILEDLGHVLEQSVDGLRAKKIAFDLFKEQPFKGAYVYYLKFILHDWSDGQCHRILTHIREAMRPESKLIIEEFILPEKDCPMLSAMWDWEMMVFCNSFERSESHWRKVLSKAGFQAKFYYPPGDGQVRFLQSKGTFSVLTILE from the exons ATGAATCGCGAGGAAATGATCTGGGAATGGTTCAGCGCTGACCCTGAGCGCCTCCGCCTCTCGAGTAGTTTTATGGAGGCGGACCGTGGAAGCCGGCCGAGCTGGGTGGAGTGGTGTTCGCTCCCTGGACAGCTTGCTAAAGTTTTTGATGGTGGTGTCGAGGATGACTTTATGGTTGATGTTGCAGGTGGTAGGGGCCATGATCTCAAGTCATTCACGGATAAATTCCCCGACGTCAAAGGTCAGTTTATTCTCGAGGACTTGGGCCATGTTCTGGAGCAAAGTGTGGACGGGCTTagggcgaagaagattgCGTTCGATCTGTTCAAGGAACAGCCATTTAAGG GCGCATATGTCTACTACTTGAAATTCATTCTCCACGATTGGTCCGATGGCCAATGCCACCGAATCCTCACGCACATCCGGGAGGCTATGCGTCCCGAGTCGAAGCTAATCATTGAGGAATTtattcttccagagaagGATTGTCCTATGCTATCGGCCATGTGGGACTGGGAGATGATGGTCTTTTGTAACAGTTTCGAGCGCTCGGAGAGCCATTGGAGGAAAGTCCTGAGTAAAGCTGGTTTCCAAGCAAAGTTCTACTATCCTCCCGGGGATGGACAGGTGAGATTCTTGCAGAGTAAGGGTACGTTCTCCGTGCTAACTATTCTTGAATAG
- a CDS encoding uncharacterized protein (transcript_id=CADANIAT00003068): MLACGVAWQVWLIANQRRIMISYVTYLQDSIIFLSLIEAVQNSAKLDKQDIIQYQNRDYFGVHHSYRTANMEANYLRHLAREESRKRRRSSSAHLSSQFDRRSQTRPRITRSPSESFQSPSVNILSFEEQRQALELRQIEIKLRREEEEVRALQLQNEEKELEFMERRRRLQEFDF, translated from the exons ATGCTG GCGTGTGGAGTCGCATGGCAAGTCTGGTTAATTGCAAATCAGAGGAGGATTATGATCAGTTATGTGACTTACTTGCAG GATTCCATCATCTTT CTTTCATTAATTGAGGCTGTTCAGAA CTCTgcaaagcttgacaagcaagATATCATTCAGTATCAAAACCGTGACTACTTTGGAGTTCATCACTCGTATAGGACAGCAAATATGGAAGCTAATTATCTACGCCATTTAGCTCGTGAAG AATCTCGAAAACGCCGTCGGTCATCATCAGCACATTTATCTTCACAGTTTGATCGTAGGTCACAAACCCGACCAAGGATAACCCG ATCGCCTTCGGAAAGCTTTCAAAGCCCTTCAGTGAATATATTGTCTTTCGAGGAGCAGCGGCAGGCCTTGGAGCTCCGACAAATCGAGATtaagctgagaagagaagaggaagaagttcgggctcttcaacttcaaaatgaggagaaggaattggAATTTATGGAAAGACGGAGAAGACTGCAGGAATTTGATTTCTAA
- a CDS encoding uncharacterized protein (transcript_id=CADANIAT00003064) encodes MVQDQSLSITAVSWTLGSLCVVIVAVRLYTRALVTRQLGWDDSFITLSLVAVYYGLGKHTGDISNPGHRTQAAKYTVIALNFSVGPGLPSQHGILCATLPTLPQAYAAILHKRPSYYDSSNYRSGKSEPKHPLIRLQRLPVASLFETVAAEERVSSQENIIDKVGKDGMRI; translated from the exons ATGGTGCAGGATCAGTCCCTTAGCATTACGGCTGTCTCCTGGACATTGGGCAGTCTTTGCGTCGTTATCGTCGCGGTGCGGCTATATACTCGCGCTCTCGTCAcccgccagcttggttgggATGATTCCTTCATCACGCTTTCCTTG GTTGCGGTTTATTATGGACTGGGCAAGCATACGGGCGATATCAGCAACCCCGGCCATCGCACTCAAGCCGCAAAGTACACGGTCATCGCTCTAAACTTTTCCGTG GGTCCTGGGCTCCCATCACAACATGGTATTC TCTGTGCGACCCTACCGACCCTTCCGCAAGCTTACGCTGCCATCTTGCACAAGCGCCCATCCTACTACGACTCCTCGAACTACCGCAGCGGCAAGTCGGAGCCAAAGCACCCATTGATCCGCCTCCAGCGACTGCCAGTTGCCTCGCTATTCGAAACTGTCGCTGCAGAGGAACGGGTATCGAGCCAAGAGAATATCATCGACAAAGTTGGGAAAGACGGGATGAGGATTTAG
- a CDS encoding uncharacterized protein (transcript_id=CADANIAT00003062) has translation MHTRDRLRLSILPQNAEEPVQYEEFVREQIARDDKEWKRLQETCDRVFDQHLQSHEALRRAKAVLEAENADLKQQILDLNRELEEEAPVTAELRQKLEEVTAERNEMALRLARKGSHAMSVVSATSAPKSHKIADPEQLSDGKEDPKFEEWLLAMERKLTVNADRFPTEYGKITYILSRTARTHTRLEKKSSTT, from the exons ATGCATACGCGCGACCGCTTACGTCTCTCGATCCTCCCCCAGAACGCCGAAGAACCTGTCCAATACGAAGAGTTCGTCCGCGAGCAGATCGCCCGAGATGACAAGGAGTGGAAGCGCTTACAGGAAACATGTGACCGTGTTTTTGACCAGCACCTACAAAGCCATGAAGCCCTTCGCCGTGCCAAGGCGGTCCTGGAGGCAGAGAATGCCGACttgaagcagcagattctTGACCTTAACAGGGAgctcgaagaagaggcccCCGTGACAGCTGAACTTCGCCAGAAGCTTGAGGAGGTTACTGCAGAACGAAACGAGATGGCTCTCCGCCTTGCCCGCAAAGGCAGCCATGCTATGTCTGTGGTATCTGCAACAAGTGCCCCGAAATCCCATAAGATTGCCGATCCTGAGCAGTTGTCAGATGGCAAGGAAGACCCAAAGTTTGAAGAGTGGCTACTTGCTATGGAACGTAAGCTAACCGTTAATGCGGACCGTTTCCCTACCGAGTACGGCAAGATTACCTACATCCTAAGCCGC ACAGCAAGAACCCATACCAGACTGGAGAAGAAGTCTTCGACCACCTGA
- a CDS encoding thioredoxin family protein (transcript_id=CADANIAT00003065), producing the protein MSHGKVIQVDNPVIFKALVSSGPVVVDFFATWCGPCKAVAPVVGKFSETYTGVKFLQVDVDKARSIAQEHQIRAMPTFVLYKDGKPLDKRVVGGNMKELEEGIKSIIA; encoded by the exons ATGTCTCACGGAAAAGTGATCCAGGTGGACAA CCCCGTCATTTTCAAGGCCCTCGTCTCTTCGGGACCCGTCGTCGTTGATTTCTTTGCTACATGGTGCGGACCCTGCAAAGCCGTTGCTCCGGTCGTTGGAAAGTTCAGTGAGACATATACCGGCGTCAAGTTCCTTCAGGTTGATGTCGACAAGGCGCGTTCGATAGCTCAGGAGCATCAGATCCGGGCTATGCCCACCTTTGTGCTCTACAAGGACGGTAAGCCGTTGGACAAGCGAGTGGTGGGCGGTAATATGAAGGAATTGGAGGAGGGGATTAAGAGCATTATCGCGTGA
- a CDS encoding uncharacterized protein (transcript_id=CADANIAT00003058), giving the protein MTFTHDSYTIAWICALPIELAAAKIFLDEVHPRLHQPKSDLNVYTLGSIGGHNIVVVCLPAGVYGTTSATAAVAYLKSTYPNIQFALTVGIGGGVPLGKPDIRLGDIVVSKPSDTFGGVIQYDYGKTVGNGHFYHTGSLNKPPPILLKTIAQMESDYMLGKISLCNIMASSLHKEEVQTQFPRPSKDQLFQSTYDHVGNKSDCSACDTSELVDRPERTTEEPQVHYGLIASGNQVMKDARTRDSIAQGRNILCFEMEAAGLMDEIPSLVIRGICDYCDSHKHKEWQGYAAFVAAAYAKALLTLIPIHGKGAVRNGVKEDPHWMVPFRKNPGFVGREGEISKIDGLIQEIHGPLKIAICGLGGVGKTQIALELAYRTREHILDPMYDLCEY; this is encoded by the coding sequence ATGACGTTCACACACGATTCCTACACTATTGCGTGGATATGCGCCTTACCGATAGAGTTGGCGGCGGCAAAGATATTCCTGGACGAAGTTcatcctcgacttcatcaaccAAAATCGGATCTCAATGTCTACACTCTTGGGAGTATTGGCGGCCATAATATAGTGGTGGTCTGTCTCCCTGCGGGTGTCTATGGGACAACTTCGGCTACTGCCGCGGTGGCATACTTGAAGTCTACCTACCCGAATATCCAGTTCGCCTTGACGGTCGGCATCGGCGGCGGGGTCCCATTAGGAAAACCTGATATACGTCTGGGCGATATTGTGGTCAGCAAGCCATCTGATACCTTCGGCGGCGTCATTCAGTATGATTATGGCAAAACGGTGGGCAATGGACACTTTTACCATACAGGATCGCTCAACAAGCCTCCGCCGATACTGCTCAAGACGATCGCCCAGATGGAGAGTGATTATATGCTCGGCAAAATCTCACTTTGCAATATCATGGCCAGCAGCCTGCATAAAGAGGAAGTGCAGACACAGTTTCCGCGACCATCAAAAGATCAGCTCTTCCAATCAACTTACGACCACGTTGGGAACAAGTCCGACTGCTCGGCTTGTGATACGAGCGAGCTAGTGGATCGCCCTGAACGCACGACAGAAGAGCCTCAGGTCCACTATGGTCTAATCGCTTCTGGAAATCAGGTAATGAAAGATGCGAGAACACGCGACTCTATCGCTCAAGGCCGGAACATTCTGTGTTTTGAGATGGAAGCTGCAGGACTCATGGATGAAATCCCGTCGCTTGTAATACGAGGCATCTGTGACTACTGCGACTCCCATAAACATAAGGAGTGGCAGGGGTACGCAGCATTTGTTGCCGCTGCCTATGCAAAGGCTTTGCTCACATTAATTCCGATACATGGCAAGGGTGCTGTTCGAAATGGAGTCAAAGAGGATCCGCATTGGATGGTCCCCTTTCGAAAGAACCCGGGATTTGttggtcgagaaggagaaatcaGCAAAATCGATGGATTGATCCAGGAGATCCATGGACCTTTAAAAATCGCAATCTGCGGACTAGGCGGCGTTGGAAAGACCCAGATTGCTCTTGAACTAGCTTATCGCACGCGCGAACATATTCTGGATCCCATGTACGACCTATGCGAGTATTGA
- a CDS encoding protein cysA (transcript_id=CADANIAT00003059), which translates to MSPLNGVARSFPRPFQAVTRRPFRVVQPAIACPSNSRSFNHSRSLRSTGSQSPAPSPRDSSNPALSFPCLDAQEAKSALLSARSLGSGPEPSYTAGHHERFHSDEPLLLDWGGLLPEFDIAYETWGQLNEKKDNVILLHTGLSASSHAHSTEANPKPGWWEKFIGPGKTLDTDKYFVICTNVLGGCYGSTGPSTVDPSDGKKYATRFPILTIEDMVRAQFRLLDHLGVRKLYASVGSSMGGMQSLAAGVLFPERVGKIVSISGCARSHPYSIAMRHTQRQVLMMDPNWARGFYYDSIPPHSGMKLAREIATVTYRSGPEWEKRFGRKRADPSKQPALCPDFLIETYLDHAGEKFCLEYDANSLLYISKAMDLFDLGLTQQLATKKQRAEAQAKISSGTNTVNDASCSLTLPEQPYQEQPSASTSAEQSASASETGSAPNDLVAGLAPLKDHQVLVIGVASDILFPAWQQREIAETLIQAGNKTVEHIELGNDVSLFGHDTFLLDVKNVGGAVRKFLD; encoded by the coding sequence ATGAGTCCGCTGAACGGCGTCGCTCGTTCCTTTCCGCGGCCCTTCCAGGCCGTGACCAGGCGGCCTTTTCGAGTTGTCCAGCCGGCCATCGCCTGTCCGTCCAACAGCCGGTCGTTTAACCATTCTCGATCATTACGATCAACGGGGTCTCAGTCCCCCGCTCCATCCCCACGCGACTCCTCGAATCCCGCGCTGTCCTTCCCTTGCCTCGACGCCCAGGAGGCCAAGTCCGCTCTTCTTTCCGCGCGATCTCTTGGTTCAGGCCCTGAACCCTCCTATACCGCCGGCCACCACGAACGATTCCATTCCGACGAACCGCTGCTCCTTGATTGGGGCGGTTTGCTTCCAGAATTTGATATCGCATATGAGACATGGGGCCAGCtgaacgagaagaaggataatGTCATTCTGCTGCATACCGGTCTGTCTGCATCTAGCCATGCGCACAGCACCGAAGCGAACCCGAAGCCCGGCTGGTGGGAGAAATTCATAGGTCCTGGGAAGACGCTAGATACGGACAAGTACTTTGTGATCTGCACCAATGTCCTTGGAGGGTGCTACGGTAGCACGGGGCCCTCGACGGTGGACCCGTCGGATGGGAAGAAGTATGCTACGCGGTTTCCCATCCTGACAATTGAAGATATGGTGCGAGCGCAGTTCCGCCTTTTGGACCATCTTGGGGTTCGGAAACTCTACGCGTCCGTCGGCTCCAGCATGGGTGGTATGCAGAGTCTTGCAGCCGGTGTTCTGTTCCCAGAGCGAGTGGGCAAGATTGTGTCGATTAGCGGTTGTGCTCGAAGCCATCCGTACAGCATTGCTATGCGCCATACCCAGCGGCAGGTGTTGATGATGGATCCAAATTGGGCTCGAGGTTTCTACTACGATTCGATCCCACCTCATTCAGGCATGAAGCTCGCTCGCGAGATTGCCACCGTCACGTACCGCAGCGGACCAGAATGGGAGAAACGCTTTGGTCGGAAACGGGCTGATCCGAGCAAACAGCCTGCGCTTTGCCCCGACTTTCTCATCGAGACGTATCTCGACCACGCCGGTGAAAAATTCTGCTTGGAATACGATGCCAACAGCCTGCTCTACATCTCCAAGGCGATGGATCTGTTTGACCTAGGGTTGACTCAGCAACTCgcgacgaagaagcagaggGCGGAGGCCCAGGCGAAGATTAGCAGCGGAACAAACACTGTCAATGATGCGTCGTGCAGCCTTACACTTCCTGAACAGCCATACCAGGAGCAGCCATCTGCCTCGACATCCGCCGAGCAGTCTGCTTCCGCTTCAGAGACCGGGTCGGCTCCGAACGATCTTGTTGCCGGGCTTGCGCCGCTGAAAGACCATCAGGTGCTGGTAATCGGAGTCGCAAGCGACATTCTCTTCCCGGCGTGGCAACAGCGCGAGATCGCGGAGACTCTGATTCAAGCAGGGAACAAGACCGTGGAGCATATTGAGCTGGGCAACGACGTGTCTCTCTTTGGTCATGACACATTCCTCCTTGATGTCAAGAACGTCGGAGGCGCAGTTCGCAAGTTCCTGGACTAG